The region CGATGAAGCATGACGGTCCTCGCGGCCGCCACCCCGACCTTATTCATCAATCTCGCATCGAGAAGGAACATGGAAAATGAAAACAGCAGCCTACATCGCGAACACAGAGGTCCTGTGCTGCGCATCAACGCTGATTGCAACACTTGCCGAAGCCTCACCCGAGACGTCGCTGACGAAGGCGGCGCGTTCCTTGCACGGCGATGGTGAGCCTGATGGCCCGGAGGTTATGGAGCATTGGATCGTGTCGGGCTGGCTTGCGGAAAAGCTCATCGAAAGCGACGAAATTGTCGATACCGATTTCGCCGGCCTCAGCGTCTGGGGCCGGCGCACGGCAGGACAGCCTATCGAAAGCGACGACGTCATCGTTGCAATCGCAAAGAAGACCCGGGCGTGAACGGGTCGGGCCGTTCGCCGACCTGAGTTCAGGTATCGGAAGCGGCTGGATATGACCTCTGAGAGCGATGCCGGGACGGTTGTCTATGTCATCATGCCGCGGTGATCCGCGCACGCACATCGTCGGAGCGGAGCCGCTTCAATTCCGCCCCGCCATCCATCCTGCAGGTCCGCCACGGTCGTTACAGGATACATCCGGCCAATACGGAAGCTCTCGGCCCGGCAAGGGAGGCTATACATCAACAACGTGGGAACCTCCATCGGTCCTCGTCCTCGGACCAGGAGGAAATTCCCCTGCCCTCCCCTGTCCAGAAAATTTCGCCGGCCGGCTTGCCGGAGGCCGTCGAGCCCGGAATAAGCCTTGTCGCAGACCACAAGACAGGTGCCAGAATGAAAGCCGCCGTATTTTCCGACCTCCACCTCGACTACAGCCGGGAGCCTGATTTCGCGATCGAGGTCGCCGACGATGTCGACGTCATCGTGATCGCGGGCGACGTCACCGCACCGGTAGCCAAAAGTGCCCGCTGGGCGTACCGGATGTATGGCAGCCGCGGAAAGCGCGTCGTGATGGTGCCGGGCAACCACGAACATTACGGTCAGGTCTATGAGGACAGCATCGGCGATATCCCCGAGCTGGAAAATGTCTTCATGCTGGAGAACCGCGATGTCGTCATCGACGGAGTCCGCTTCCTCGGCTGCTGCCTGTGGACGGATTTCGAGCTCTATGGCAATCCGATCCAGGCAATGGGTGCTGCGGCGCTGTTCATGAACGACTATCGCACCATCGCGTCGCGCTGGCCGGAAGGGACCCCGCGAAGATTCCTGCCGGCAATCACCGTCGATATTCATCGCACGAGCCGGGAATGGCTTGATGAGACGCTTGCCCTGCCCTTCGACGGGCCGACGGTCGTCGTGACGCATACATGCCCGCACGATCTGTCGGTCGCCGATGAGTATAAGGGAGACCGGCTGACACCGGCGTTCGTGTCGGATCTCTCGGATATGATCCAGCGCCATGAACCTGACGTCTGGATTCATGGGCACACCCATAGCAATTTCGACTATGTGGTGCCGGGGACGAAGACCCGGGTCGTCTGCAATCCCCGGGGCTATGTGAGGGACGGGTTCAATCGGAGCGATGTCGAGAATATGGCGTTCGAACCGACCAAGACGATCGTCATCGGGTGAGGTTTCCGCCGCCTCGCACCTCGGCGATCACGATCACGTCTCCGGCGGACAGCAAGACCGCATACCATCGGTCTTGCTGTCGAATCCGCGGAGCCAGAAATCATCGGGCCAAGGGGCGCGCTCCTGAAAACAGAGCGAAGCCGGATGGCCCGGCGGCCGTATCATTCGTCATCAGGGATGAAGCTATTCTCGCCATTGTAGATATAGCCGGTGCCTTCGAAGAGGTTGGATATTGCGTCCTCGACACGCGCAAAATCGTCTTCAAAGGTCATGAACTGACTTGCTCTCCTGTGGACTTTGAGACAGTTCCGAATACCTTCAAGAACGTACTCTTCGTGTCCCTCGTTACCAATGCAGCTTCGGCCGACGTTCATTTCGTCCACGGCCTCCCAGTAGGCAGCCTCGAGTTCATCGACGTGTTCCACTTCTATCGCCTGCCCGGAGTTGGTCAGGATGAAACGCCACGGGGTTTCGCGAATGGCCGCAGTGATCCCGGAAACCTCGCGGCCGGCGGTAATCCATGCCTGACAGGCGCTGACGAATTCGGCCCGGCGTTCGATGTCGAGCGCGAGTTCACGCAGGCGGATGGGGTCGATATCTGATGGCTTGATCTTGCTTGCTTCGAGGGCGATTAGCATGGGTGTCCTTCGGTGTTCTGGATTGATATGGTTAGTGGTCCCGGGCGATGGGAGCCGGAGAATTCTGGTGCCTGTCCAGGTCGTGAAAGCGGGCCATCGGGTTTCGGCGTCGAGAGTTGGGCCGGCCGGCCTACGCCCCTCCCTCCCCCGGCATTCAGAAAGCTCTGCGGATTCATGCCGGCTCGAGCTCGGCCTCGGATGCAGAAAGACCAACTGCCCAATTCGTGTCGCTGAGGTCGGTGTGGCGGCCGGTATCGAGCGCCTCCTGCAAGGCATCGTGGACAGCCGGAAGCTGCCAGCCACTGAAAGCAGGATCGAACGCTCGCAGAGCGCTGTAGCGTGAACGGCGAACGTGATGGCGCCCGTTCTTGGTGTCGGCGAATTCCAGCTCGCGGCCGTGATCGTCACCGTTCCAGTACTCGAACCGGAGCAGAATCTCGTCATCTGTCTTTTCGACGATGTCTACCTGTCCGATTTGAACGACCGGGTGGACGAGCAGTGCCGGTGAGAAGAACGGGCTCCAGTCCCGGCCCGCGAACAGTTCGTCCAGATTCCCAAGCATGTCGATCTTTGCCTTCGGATCGTATACCAGGACATCGCTGACGGCCTGCCGGTATTCCAGCGCCCGCTCGCGGATGAGACCGTGCCAGCGCTCATCGTCGATCAGGTCTTGCGCCGCATATCTGAGTAGACCTTCGATGCTGCCCATCGTCTCGTAGACATCATACGCTTCGATTTCGAGGTGATCCGGGTCCGAGGGTGCCGGGACCGGTTGCCGTGCGCCGTAGCGATTGATCAGGAGATCGGGGGTGACCTCGTCGGGATCAATATCCAGCTCGAAGCCGTAAAAGTCCTTACGGCCGTCCTGAAACGGACGTACGCCGAGGATCGTGCGGCTGTTGCCGAGACGCCGGGACAGGTTCGGGAGCGCCTGCCCGATTGCGATGGCAAAGGTCGGGCCCTCGGTTTCGACGTCCACGTCGTCATAGGGCGCGGACAAGAGGAATTTGTGATGGTTCATGGATGCTTCCGTTTCCAGAATTGTTTGCGACCGACCGTTCCGCTGGTCGTGATTACACCGCGTGACCGGCCAGCCGCTGTGCGGCCATCCGGACGTAGCTTTCCTCGCGTTCCACGAGAATTGACTTGCGGCCAAGGCGATTGCACACCGCTCCGACCGTGCCGGAGCCGGCGAACGGATCGAGCACGACGTCGCCGGGGGCGGTCAGGGACAGGACGAGCCGATCGATCAGCTCCTCGGGAAACTGGCACGGATGATCGAGCTTTTCCGGGTGGTTGTGCTTGACGTTCGAGATGTCCCACACGTCCCCCGGGTTCTTCCCCTTCGGGTTTCCGCTCAACTCACCCTTCCTCGGCCCCTTGTAGTAGCGCTTGCCCGGATATTTCTGCGGAACGCGGATCGCGTCGAGATCGAAGGTGTAGTCGTCGGATTTCGTGGCCCAAACGATCGTCTCGTGCCGTCCCGACAGGCGCTTCGAGCAGTGCAGGCCGTGGCCGAACGTCCAGACCACGCGATTGCGGACCTTCATGCCGAGACTGCGGAAGAGCGGAATGATCAGGCTGTCGATCGGGATGACCTCTCCTTTGTGGACATGGTTCCCGACCTGCCAGGACATGGCTCCCTGCGGACCGAGAAGACGATGGCATTCGCCAATGATCTCCTCGATGAACGCGACATAGTGGATCAGGGGCGTGCGGGTCTCGTAGGACTTCCCGATATTGTAGGGAGGGCTCGTCACGATGAGATCGACGCTCCCGGCCGGCAGATTTGGCAGAATGTCCGCAGCATCACCATGATGGAGTTCGCATGCGCCGACACGGATCGGGCAAGTATCAGCTCGCGGGCGTTCGATAGAGGGCGCCGTGCCGGCGACAATGCGATCGGTCCCGTCGGAATGAAGTGTGCTCCAGAGAGTGGTGAAGAGATCGGTCTGCGCCGGCTGGCGTTCAAGAATGCAGTCGTTCATTGGGGGCTTTCATCGCTCGTTGTAGGTAAAGCGTTGCCCGAGGTGAAATGGACGTCAACGTCTTGTCAGAAAGAAATATTGCGACAATCATGGAGGGTTGCACGGTGAGAAGGTCGATAAATTCTGCCAGTAATCCACGATATGCTTTATTGACTGCCCTTCCACGGTCAATAAATCTGAATGTCGCGCTAAAGTTATCTTGAATCCTCGTATAACATTCGACATTACAGACAGAATGTACCTTTGTGTTTTGGAATTAACTTCTGTAATATTAAAATTATTTCTTGAATGTTCATGGCATGCGCGACATACTTTCCATATTGTCGCCAAAGGAAGCTACTTCTTTGCCGAGGAATGACGAAAATTCAGGGCTTTGAAACATGAAATTCAATTTTTTATCGAGGAGCATTAAGGTGAGAGACCCGCGTTACTCCGCTTCTTGCGCCAGCCAGATCCGGGCGGATTGGCTCGTTGCCATTGCAAATATCCGTGTCGTTGCCCATGCGGACCAGGGAGGAGACAAGGTCCGTGCCGCGGTGGATGCCGCGTGGGATGGAATCCTCGCGGACTGTCGGAAATACGGCCTCGATATCTCCGGGCCGGCGTTCTCCGATGACGTCGAGCAGGCGCTTTCCGGAACCGGCTATAACTATACGCGTCGCGATTTCAGGGTTTTCAAGCTCGCGGATGTTATCGAGATCCGGCACGCGAGGCTCGACGGCATATCGGGTAATCGCTGCGTGCGCTTCGTCATCGGGGCGCAAGCCTATGACGGGCCGTTTGCGACTGCCGAGATTCTGCGACGGATCGATAACTGTGGACGGTTCATTTCCAGAGACGATGGCGACGACGCATGGCTGAAGGAAATCGCGTCCCTCGCCGACAAACTTGATGCCTGTGCGCATGAGGTCACAGTGACAGTGCTGGACAAACTGGCCGGTATCGTTGCGCGGCTGAGGTCATCAGGCGATCTGGGAGAACATCGGCGAAAAGTTCAACGCCATCCTGGAAAGTTTGCCGGAGCACAGGGGCGTCCGTCGCGCGGGCAACAGCACCATGCGCTGCACAGCGGAGGGGTGTGAAGTGAATTCGATGAGCGAGTATTTACCCGCGCTCCGTGAAGACGGAGCATTTCTCGACGTCAAGTACTCGCCGTCGGCCTCGCAGCGGAGGAGGTTGGTCACAGCCCGTCGCCACAGGGGCCAACAGATGTCGCGGCCATGTGCGGCTTCTGATAAAGCCACCGGCCAGGCTTTCCGGGCGTTCGACAGGCAGTCGAGGCTTTCAAAGCTCGCAACTCCATGGCTGTGATGATAACCTATGGTGCCGGATGGGACTATGAACTCTTCCTCAGTCCGAATACGAAGTGTCGCCGTTCGGCTTCTAGGGGACGGGTACAGGTCGTTATGGCGCCTTGTTGCCCGGCATGTCAGGCAGTAAGAAGAACACTGCCTGACGATGCTTTCTGTTCGCCGGGATTTTAGGTTGGAATCGGGATGGCTCCTCCCCTACCCTCCCTTCGCCGCTGGTCATGGCATCTTGTTTGAAGGCCGCCTGTCGTCAGCGACGCGTCCTTTCGGCCGGTAACCGCGTCCACGCTTTTGTCGTAGAAGTTCGAGAAACAGTTGCACCGCCTCATCCTCGCTCTCGAACAGATGCGCCTTCATCTGGCCGCCCGTGCCGATGCGCCCCCAGCGCCGCGTCAGGCATGTATCGCCGTATAACGTCGCTTCGATCGACATCGCGTAGAAACGGGCGACATTCCTGGCCGGATCGGTGCGTTCGACATAAAGCTGGTAGGGTTGTGCGAGCATGGACGTGAGCATCGCCAATCCCCGGGCGCTCGTCCAACGAGAGTTATGAATCGGTCGGCCCCGACCGATTCATTTCAGTGATGCATCTTGTCGTGAGCCGTGTGTCCGCCATCAACGCCTATGAGACAGAGCTGGTTTAATTGAGAAGAGAGGATTTTCGGCTCATCGTAGCTCATTCAAAGGAAGCGAAGATGAGACAGAAAACCGGGCCGCAGACATCGTCGGCCGAGAAGACGATCAAGGATATTCGCCGCGCGACGCGCAAGCTGCATTCGTCGGAGGAGAAAATTCGCATTGTGCTGGAAGGTCTGCGCGGTGAAGACAGTATTGCCGCGATCTGCCGCCGCGAAGGGATCGCCGAGAGCCTGTATTATAGCTGGTCGAAGGAATTCCTCGAAGCTGGCAAGAAGCGGCTTGCCGGAGACACTGCCCGCTCGGCCACCAGCGATGAGGTCAAGGCGCTACGCCGTGAAAGCCGCGACCTGAAAGAGGCGCTGGCCGACCTCACCCTGGAAAACCGCCTGCTTAAAAAAAGCATGATCGCGGATGGGGGCGACGAAGAATGAGATATCCCGCCACCGAAAAGCTCGAGATCATCCGGCTTGTCGAGGGGTCTCATCTGCCAGCCAGGCAAACCCTCGACAAGCTCGGCATTCCAAGACCAACCTTCTATCGCTGGTATGATCGCTTCCAGACCCACGGTGTTGAGGGGTTGGAAGACCGGACATCCGCGCCGTCACGGGTGTGGAACCGTATCCCCGACGATATCAGGGATCGCATCATCACACTCGCGCTCGATCATGCCGATCTGTCGCCACGCGAGCTGGCGGTGAAGTTCACCGACATAAAAAGCTATTTCGTCTCAGAGGCTTCGGTCTATCGCCTGCTCAAGGCCCATGACCTGGTCACCTCGCCAGCCTATATCGTCATCAAGGCCAACAACGAGTTCAAGGACAAGACCACGCGGCCGAACGAGATGTGGCAAACCGACTTCACCTACCTGAAAGTCATCGGCTGGGGCTGGTTTTACCTGTCGACCATCCTCGACGATTATTCCCGCTACATCGTTGCGTGGAAGCTGTGCACCAGCATGAAGGTGGACGATGTCACCGACACGCTCGACCTGGCGCTGGCCGCCTCAGGCTGCGACAAGGTCAAGGTCGAACACCGGCCGCGCCTGCTGTCGGATAACGGCCCGTGTTACGTCGCCTCAGATCTCGGCGAATGGCTGGACAAATACAAGATCGATCAGGTTCACGGGGCTCCCGGCCACCCCCAAACGCAGGGCAAGATCGAGCGCTGGCACCAGACGTTGAAGAACCGCATCCTCCTGGAAAACTACTTCTTCCAGGAAGACCTCGAAGCGCAGATCGCGGCTTTCGTCGAGCATTACAATCATCGCCGATACCACGAGAGCCTCGACAATCTCACCCCGGCCGACGTCTACTTCGGG is a window of Shinella zoogloeoides DNA encoding:
- a CDS encoding metallophosphoesterase; translated protein: MKAAVFSDLHLDYSREPDFAIEVADDVDVIVIAGDVTAPVAKSARWAYRMYGSRGKRVVMVPGNHEHYGQVYEDSIGDIPELENVFMLENRDVVIDGVRFLGCCLWTDFELYGNPIQAMGAAALFMNDYRTIASRWPEGTPRRFLPAITVDIHRTSREWLDETLALPFDGPTVVVTHTCPHDLSVADEYKGDRLTPAFVSDLSDMIQRHEPDVWIHGHTHSNFDYVVPGTKTRVVCNPRGYVRDGFNRSDVENMAFEPTKTIVIG
- a CDS encoding DNA-methyltransferase, encoding MNDCILERQPAQTDLFTTLWSTLHSDGTDRIVAGTAPSIERPRADTCPIRVGACELHHGDAADILPNLPAGSVDLIVTSPPYNIGKSYETRTPLIHYVAFIEEIIGECHRLLGPQGAMSWQVGNHVHKGEVIPIDSLIIPLFRSLGMKVRNRVVWTFGHGLHCSKRLSGRHETIVWATKSDDYTFDLDAIRVPQKYPGKRYYKGPRKGELSGNPKGKNPGDVWDISNVKHNHPEKLDHPCQFPEELIDRLVLSLTAPGDVVLDPFAGSGTVGAVCNRLGRKSILVEREESYVRMAAQRLAGHAV
- a CDS encoding WGR domain-containing protein: MLTSMLAQPYQLYVERTDPARNVARFYAMSIEATLYGDTCLTRRWGRIGTGGQMKAHLFESEDEAVQLFLELLRQKRGRGYRPKGRVADDRRPSNKMP
- a CDS encoding IS3 family transposase (programmed frameshift), with translation MRQKTGPQTSSAEKTIKDIRRATRKLHSSEEKIRIVLEGLRGEDSIAAICRREGIAESLYYSWSKEFLEAGKKRLAGDTARSATSDEVKALRRESRDLKEALADLTLENRLLKKKHDRGWGRRRMRYPATEKLEIIRLVEGSHLPARQTLDKLGIPRPTFYRWYDRFQTHGVEGLEDRTSAPSRVWNRIPDDIRDRIITLALDHADLSPRELAVKFTDIKSYFVSEASVYRLLKAHDLVTSPAYIVIKANNEFKDKTTRPNEMWQTDFTYLKVIGWGWFYLSTILDDYSRYIVAWKLCTSMKVDDVTDTLDLALAASGCDKVKVEHRPRLLSDNGPCYVASDLGEWLDKYKIDQVHGAPGHPQTQGKIERWHQTLKNRILLENYFFQEDLEAQIAAFVEHYNHRRYHESLDNLTPADVYFGRGQTILLERERIKRETIRQRRLNHQAKAA